TCTTTCAAGCACTATATGGTAATTCGGCTATAGAAGCTCCAAAGAAGAGTAGCCACATGGCCAAGATTATGAAAGTTTTCAAGGCTTTTGAGCAAGTAGCGTATGAGTCTAAATCCTCCGCTCcatccttcttttgatcccaGACTTCTCTTGAATGTTGCTTAGCTTAAGtccatctttcattttttaaacttgAGGTTTTTTCTCCATTGAACAAGTAGAAATATGTACACTTTTGCTTATAACAAAATTGCAAGTTAGCCTCAATTTCCACGATTTGAGCTTCCGTAGGATAAATCAACAATTCCAAGAGTAGCTCTTCCAAACAATTTATATTGTGGGTGATGCTACAAAAACCTAAATTCCCTCAATTTGTAGTTGCTGCACAAACAATGCTGCCCGCCTCCTAACGTCAACAAGGTTCCCCAAGATGGGGGCACTACTATTAGTTGTTAATTTAACTATTACCAGAGCCTATCGGCTAATCAAGGACATTTCTGTAGTCTCCTGGGTTTTTGTAATTGAAAGGATGTCTAATATTTCCTGTGAATTTTTTgtattagaaatttttttaattcaaaatggacaaaatgaaaataacaccCTGAATTAATAATATCCCATTGAAAGTTTGAGCAAATTCACAAACAATCATTGATGCTTTTCATATCAACTTACCAGTGTATCACCAGTGAAGACAGCTGGGTCCTCACCCTCTTTGCTAGAGACGTAATAACTTATATGCCCTTTGGTGTGGCTGATGACAGATGgccaataaaagaaaatcaagaacaatagTTGGGTGGGAAATAAGAATTAATACAGATAAAGGAAAAGTATTCCTCACTATCACCCACACAAAAATAAGTGAAAGGGAGTTAAATGAAACAATTGCGTTCAGATAACGACTAATCATGCATATATAGGTCCATTAACATGAGTTCAATTCCGACAAAGATcaagatttaattttattgactTCCAAGAAAAAGCTTACAAGTTCTAATGACCTGTTGAAATGGGTAGaatttataacaactcaacAGCAGAGAAGGAGAAAAGATGAGTAATTGTTTTTTGAGCTTTAAAGAAGAATATTCACTCTTTCTAATTCTGTCTCACAGTTACAAGTTTCCAAGTAACCTTTTGCATTAATAAGGAAGATATAAAGAATATGCAGACTCTCAGCCAAAAATACTGCTGATCAAGTGAATATCCTATTTATCCTTCCTAGCCAGCTAAACATCCCCACCCTCACCATCTTGACTACTACTTTGTTTGTTAATTGTACGATAGATCCCGCTCGTACACCCTTGTGAACGCATTGAGCACATCCTTTATTTCCCATATCTACCCTCTGCCTAGAATAAGTAAATTGAACTAAATGCTTTGCACTCCTATGACCTAGATCGAACACTTTGGAAGAAAGCATATTGATAAGGAGTATAGGAAATCATGGTAGGAACTAATAATTCAATCAAGAGCCAATCTACATAAAGCAAAAAAGGATCATGACATGATACTGTTTCTTTAAGGATGGgataatctttattaaaaagaaagtgatATACCAAGGTGTATGAAGAGACAATATAACAACATCAGCACCAAGTGTTATCTTATCCCCATTTTCTACTGCATCTGTACAACCCTTGACCTTATCAATGGAACCGCCATATACTTTAATTCCAGGAACCAGCtgctttattttctcattACCCCCCGCATGATCCCTAAAAAGTAAGAAGCGATACTAATAAGAACAATCTCACAAACCAACATTATCAGCAAGCAATTCAAGGAAAACAAACAGAAACAGGATGCAGCGAAATGAAAAACAAGTCAATAATCAATATATGAGTGgaggaaaaagggaaaaggggGAATAATCATGCCAGTGATGATGAGTCGTAAGAACGAGCTTGAGATGGACGCCATGTTCATTAGCAACATTCAGAATCTTCTCTGGCTCCACAGGATCAACGACCGCGGCTTCTTTAGTGCTTTCATCAATGATCCTGACATCCACCCGGAATCCAATGATCAAAAAGAACTACAGTCACCCTAGACAAAATCAAATATGCAATCCGACTGCGATTTCATATTTGAGAAGCggaaatgaaaaatgacaGAAGATATGAATATGAGGTTTTGATTAGAAAATACAGGTAAGAGTAGTTGTCTTCCAAGCAAGGAATGTAATGGATTTTCATCGGTGCTGAACCAGATTCTTCCAGCTCCAGAAACGATCGAGTTAATTCGTTGAATTCGGCGATGGAGTCCAAAAAAGAGCGCGGATGGGAGTCGGCGAGCGACGGTGGATAAGGTTGATACTCAAATACAAGATTCCCCAAGAATCTCCCGACTGCAATGTCTAGTATTCCATGTCAAATTGctcaaactaataatttattagaaaaaatctTACTTCTAAGTGTTCTTcgtaacttttatttttaggtatatTAGTTGCAAAAAGAATTATCAAAATGTTCATAAAAATTATCTCACTACTTCCcaatttcttcatcctctaTCACTCAAATGGATCATTCAACTCGAACCATTGAGCTCAAAATTATACTCTCAAATGCGCTTTGGGGCTGATATTATGGTATTTTTGACAATTATTTCATCGAAAATCATATCAAACAATGTTGTAGAGAtagtaaaaatatatgattacGATACTCAACATACATATGCACGCGACTCGTCGTGCATATGCACAAGGCATAAGGTATAATGGAGGGAATTGAGGAGTCCCATGGGGAGTATCTAGCTTATAACACGTAGCTAACTAGGTAATGGAGGAGTATATAGGGATGTGACACTGAAACATAAGTGTAAGAAACCAAATAAGGTTTGTGTGACACTCACTCCAAGTATCAGGCGAGATAGCCGACTCGAAATTTAGCCACTATGGTTGGAGGACGTATGCTAAAGCCTCTAGCTTCATTTGAAAATAAGGTTTTTAGAAACGGGGTTAAAAAGATTTTCGaaaaagagtttgaagaaAGATTGAAAGAATATTATAGTCGATGAGCGAAAAAAAATGCAACAGAATgacttaaataacatatagcTCCAAGTATTAAGAATTGATGACTAATTGCATCTCTTGACATGCAACGAGTATGCGGCTATAGAGAATACGCGCACAACCGTGACGATGAACATCTCGAGCTCTCTGTCGTGTCTCGGAGACCTTTTAAGAGTACGAGCCTTTTAAGAGTGGAGGTTCGTGGATTGATTGAGGGCCACATTTCTGTTCCCCGATGACCACCAGCCACCACATGATTCGACAGTGACACTCTGAACCTCAATTTCTCTGTTCACGCCAACGATTTCGTTCAGTTTCGGCGCGAAGATCAACGAAAGAGGTTGCGCAATGACTTCCGTCTCAGCTCTCAGAGGCGTTCCTCAATCGTTTCATCATCGGCTCCAGTTGCCCGCCATAGCTGCGCGGAATTTCAACCAGGGCTTCAGGTCGAAGGGCTTTCGTCTCCATGCTCGTTACTCTTCGGCTCAGGACCAATTCTCTTCGCGCCTTCAAAGTAGAGTTgccttattcttcttcttcttcttcttcttgcgTCTCTATTAGAGCTTGTCTGTTCGGAAAAGTTGTAGAAATTGATTGTTTGTTTACCGTTTTTTTCGTACTTCTCATTCTCGGAAGCGATTCTGTTTGTTGAAAATTTCATTGCATCTTTCGGTCAGAGCGGTAAACAATTGGGATAAAGATAAGCATACGGACTGTGTGTTTTTCCTCTGGAAAATCGTGCATGTTAGGGAAGAAGGAGGATAAAAGTAATCCTCCTTTACTCCTGAAGTTAACGGCAACGTCTTCCTACCTACTGAATTAAGTAGGAAATTGGGAACTCCCCTCCCCCCAATAATCACTTTAACAAGGATTCACAGCAGCAAGTTATCCATTCTTGCGGTATGTTAGTTATCTTTATCTGGTCGTGCTGACCTTGCAACGTTATCCTCCTTTGAAACAGCTCTTTCCAAATAAGAATTTATTTTGGTCTAATTGAAACatttgaatgaaagaaaaggaaaggaaaggtaTTGACTGCATGCAGAAGTTGCTTAGCAGTGTATGTTGTGAAGTGCATAGACAGTGTTTTATAAACATCTAGTTCTTATTTCAatcattgttgtttttgtggTTTTCATCTGTTTGATTGAACCCTCACCGAAGTCTAANTCATTGAACCCTCACCAAAGTCTAACAAAATTCTAATGTATAACTTGCAATTCTCAGCTNTGATTGAACCCTCACCGAAGTCTAACAAAATTCTAATGTATAACTTGCAATTCTCAGCTAGCATAGAAAATCTGCCTAAACTATTGGAGGACATCGTGCAGACCTCCATAAACACAGGTCCACGTGGTCCCATAAGGCTAGCTCAAGGTATTCAAGCATTTATTGGAGTTGGTAGAGAGTGGCTTGCAGATGTGACGAAGGTATCAGTTCTTTTCAGTTTTTGTCAGTAGCTTTGCCTTTGTGCTTGTAATCACTGTTTCTTTACACGGTCTTTTGTCTAACATAAATCATCTTTCAAATGAATTCTTAAATCATTTCTTCACAGTTA
This genomic window from Cucurbita pepo subsp. pepo cultivar mu-cu-16 chromosome LG01, ASM280686v2, whole genome shotgun sequence contains:
- the LOC111797008 gene encoding hydroxyacylglutathione hydrolase cytoplasmic translates to MKIHYIPCLEDNYSYLIIDESTKEAAVVDPVEPEKILNVANEHGVHLKLVLTTHHHWDHAGGNEKIKQLVPGIKVYGGSIDKVKGCTDAVENGDKITLGADVVILSLHTPCHTKGHISYYVSSKEGEDPAVFTGDTLFIAGCGKFFEGTAEQMYQSLCVTLGSLPKQTRVYCGHEYTVKNLLFALTVEPDNEKIKGKLLWAQGQRQAGHATVPSTIEEEMETNPFMRVDLPQLQERVGSHSPVEAIGEIRRLKDIWKG